CTGTTGTAAGTTGATTTGTTAACCTAAGCCAAATATCATCGGTTTTCATGTTATTGTTCGTGTTCTTGTGATCCTACGAGCATAATACTTTGCAACGGAATATCTCGCAATTGAGTTATTTTGTTACACAAATTGTTGCATTTTAATATTCgcaatttattttcagaaaatgtCTTCCCCGGGGTTGTATTCCGTGTGGGCCGCGCACCGAATCTGGCATTTGGTTTCGGCAGTGGCTTCAGCAGCAACATAGGCGGGATAAGCCActcttccggaatcggagcgtCCTTTCAAAGCGGAGACGCGACTGCTTACGGCTCGGGCGTTGGATCTACTGACGGGACATCAGCTAAAGGTGTAGGCTATGCCCACGCAGCACCTTACCACCCAGTGGAGAACGGATTGCAACATGCTCCAGTATTCGGTAACAACTTTGGAGGATACAGATCCGCTGTATCCTCAGCACACAACTTCGGATACGGATCAGCAGTGTCATCTGCGCATAGCGGAAATGGATTTGGATCAGCTGTGTCCTCGGTCAACGGTTACGGCAGAGGATCGGCTGTCTCCTCAGTCAGCGGTTTAGGAAGGTATTCAACTGCTGTGTCTTCTGCTAATGTGCGAGGTTTGGGGTACGATGCGGTTTCAAGCGTCAGAGGATCAGGTTACGGATCAGCTGTATCTTCTGCTCAGAATGTTGATGGGTTTGGATCAACTGTATCCTTAGCTCAAGGTCGGGGGTACAATAACTATGGTACGTCTATCGCGGCGTCGCAGAATTACCCGGGATTTGGGGCGAGTGTGGCGCATTCGGTTCAACAGCAGGATGGAGCTTATCAGCAGAGCGGTGCAAGCAGCATCAACGCTCCTGGCATTCAGTCAGCACAATCTCACGCCGTTAATGTTgactacaataataattactgaACATAAATATGATTACAATTAACGATagtttatactatagatatgttatgtgcctaTCAAATCTAATCTgaatttagttactccactgagcgcacacatgcacaattttgtgttaacttactttaaatattgatgtatgtatagtttttacattacCTGGACACACAGCTCGACATGGTagtcaatatttaggtattatttgtttatataactttaattGTTTACTATACGCGACTAAATacaattaagacaattagccacttttgcgCGCTTCAGATTCGACGCGTtaatgacatatctaatagtataaaatctttggtttaaATGTAAGAAAACGATGTCGAGATGACTGTAACTAGACACTTATCTCAATGTCTTTTTATCAATTAAAAGCGGACAGATTAGTGCGACATAGGtagatatttattaacttttgttcctcaaataaatttaagaaaaacataGAATAAATGCTTTTCCTAGCTTATCTTAATTTAGGTGTGAAAACAACATTATAATCAGTGCGTGAGTTTTAgaataaacagacaaacttgTTTAGGGATCTGTGTTATTTAAAGATACAAACAACTTCCTATTTTAACTTACTTAAGAATATATAAGTGTAACACACTATTCTATAATTTATGGTTACCAttgaaagtattttaataaaagactGTATTtgtatctttgtttttttttgtccaCTAGTATTtaagactttttattttaatcatccAGTCCTTAAAAACTTGCTGTAAAGGCAATCTATTGTATTTTACTAATACATAATTTGTGTTCTATGGTGATACTCAAACAACCTAAGGAGTTATGGACCCATGTGAGACAGAACAGaaacgaaaatttaattttgaaatttaaatcggGATCTACGACTGGCTTATGTacattgtaatattatatttagtcaGATTAAGGTACTCTAAGTTAATGCTTTTATCACCTGATTAATTGcttatttaattcttttaatatatcttaattTATACCAAAACAAATCACCACCTCCTCTTACTATCATCgttctttttcaaaatttatatttttaggaattctataaaataaattttctttttgtctCTCCGAGTATATCTATAAATTAGTCAAAACACATTTTTTGTGtagatgttttttttgtgtAGTAGTGAAGATGTAGCCTAGGATGGAACGCTCTGGCCTAGACGATGATACTCTCATCTTAAaaatgcccaggttgtaagaattaagAAACACTGACTTCAGTAGAGAGTTCCATACCTtagccatgcgtataagaaacgaagaagcaaattgCTTCGTACGAGTTCTAGGGATGAAAACCTACCCGGTGTTTTGCAGTGTGACATTTGAATTACATTAGCAATAGGGTATAAACCAAAGAACATAAAAATACAGTAGAATccgcttaagacgatcacgcttaaaacgatttctcgcataatacgtcattttacgtCAGTCCCTTGTTGatttgagacatgttttcatacatttcctaacgcacaatacgattcgtcatcccgtttaatacgcctacatgtcacacgcgtgtaattccaaatgcgacaaattaattacaacaggtagatcaggacatcataaaggtccttaaacaaggttgcaggacaagactaatacatgatatcttaaagaactgaaagaccctgacagcaaacAACCCTTAACATGATGCGATtgtgaaaattttgaagacgcgctgcaaaagtaaaattaattgaaaatttcgtaattactaatgcatcaaaatctttttgtcataccagaataagtgattactttaagtagcacaattaggtagtctttacaccaaatacacaaatttttataactatgtgtGTGTAActagtcgttatatttttcacaatCCCTCACCCGTATCCCGTATTTCCCCTTTCGCTTTCCCGTCTAAGGTGCGTATTATAGTTGGGTTCCTGCGAagtcgtattaaacgggttctactatATAGGGAACACTGATCTATTTTAAAAGTACAGTtagatttaaaacaaaaactccAATCGAACGTTTCTAGCAGCCCAAAGCTATGATTATGGTGTTCTTCGCAACCATATGGTTATGTGAAGTATAGTCTTTACAATGGCTTTTGTTGTACGAACACCTTAATTTAAGCATAATTCAAGTATCATCTGGAACATAAAGTTTATTGCTAGTCCCGTTCTGGACCGCCGTGGATGTAAACATACAATTTGTGATCTGAATATAAAGCTAGACACTGATGACTTCGGCGCATTTAGTGATTTGTGACTGTCAATGAAATGGCTTttcttttgatattttgtattgtatttggtACTGGAAATGTGTTTGGACATCGAGCTGAAGGTATAATACGTTTAATAATTACAGcttcattaattaacaattaactgAATCGTTGGTCCAGTGGCCTGGGGTCGGGTCCTgagtcaggctatgaaatattgagcaatTTCTTTCCTCCAAGGAATACATAGTGTCATCCTCAAGTCGGAGTTggtgatgttaatgataacagCCCGGTACCTCGGAGAACACTTTAAGTCACCGGTCCCGGTGATCATAATCATGAAATATACGGTGTCATCCTAAGCACACCAATCAGCATTAGATCGGCCATGACCAGCCtcggtttttgacggcctccgtggctcagtgatatgcgcggtgggtcTACAAgacggctgggtcgattgaggttttcttaataggtctgGCGGGTGGAAGGCTTACGTGGCTAGCTCACTTaaaacttagattgcatcgtcacttaccatcaggtgaaattgtattcaagggttatcctgtaaagaataaaaagtcaCCCAAAATCCGGAGATACAAAACTTATCTAGTGGATTAACGAGACAGTTACAATTAGATGAAGATTGAAATTTAACTTTACACTTCAAATTAAGAGACGCAGTAGCCAATTAAGTTTAAAcctcaaaatattttacagatTATGGAAAACCAAAGGATCAAATCACAGTGAAAACTGATCTCCCTTTAGTCCTAAATAACGGTATGGTAGGAGTTGCTAGTGTAGCAGGGATAACATCAAGAAATGGAAGAGTCTCAACCGTCGGTGGTATTCATTTCTACCCACATTTTAACCATCATCGATATGAAACATCAATCAAACCACCAATACATAGAATTCAGGAATATTCATACAATAACAAAGACTTGAAAAAACATAGAGATGACGAAATTATGAATACTTATTCCAGTAATGACCCAAGTATGGCAGACAAAACAGAAGATTCCAGAATATCCAACAACTGGTCCCATTATTTTGATCCAGTGTTCTGGCCAAATAATGATTACCTATTTAGGGATCCAATAGATTTACACAAAAGTCATCAGAAAATAGAGGAATGGATCCATAGAGATGTAATGGATACTTTCGTTCCTCATACTATGAAATACAAAAACTTATGGCTCTATCCAAGTTTTAAtccagtttttaattaatatgttaattaattaatgttaatctatgttaatttttaatcaacAACAATCCGATCGTCCAtcaagataatttatttattttatttattacgccTTATAAAATAGTAAAGCAAAAATGGTTCAAGGggtagaatatataaaaaagttattcaCTAGGCTATGTCCACACAGACAACAGAGTGTTTCTATAAACCAAAAGATGTAAAAAAATAGCAGAAAAAACGAATTATGTTTCTTAGACAATACAAAAGTACAATATGCGAATATGTCTATAGATCATATCTAAAAATTGTTGCATATTAGTTTTTTAACAGATAATGTAAATCTAACAAgcaaaaaagtttaataaataccttataaataatatttagtgtAGCTTCTTTATGTACcctttatttcttaatttattagtatagtttcCATAACATTGTAATAAAGAATTCAGTTAAAATTTCGTTTCTTTGACTTAATACTggatacctacataattaagttaaaatattatacctacttgaatttaagataaataataattatatatttaagtttaattctAATCAGAATATTAAGAAGTTGATTATTGTATCGTATAAAGTCTACCAACAATAATCCAAAAAAAGGAACCATAAAAAAGATACGTTTTACGAgcgttaaataattgtaatgccTATTGTCAGTAAATGTAACTGTAAAGTAGTTGATCAAGTTATATATAAGTGAGTACAAACATGTAGGAGCTAATGTTAATTACTTCGTAGTAAACACGTACATTGAGTAACAATTTCTTGTGCTAGCTTTAAGCCCGTAACACATTAC
This DNA window, taken from Bicyclus anynana chromosome 1, ilBicAnyn1.1, whole genome shotgun sequence, encodes the following:
- the LOC112044416 gene encoding hornerin-like; translated protein: MIAKFLIVLYAVVYISAVPVVYENVFPGVVFRVGRAPNLAFGFGSGFSSNIGGISHSSGIGASFQSGDATAYGSGVGSTDGTSAKGVGYAHAAPYHPVENGLQHAPVFGNNFGGYRSAVSSAHNFGYGSAVSSAHSGNGFGSAVSSVNGYGRGSAVSSVSGLGRYSTAVSSANVRGLGYDAVSSVRGSGYGSAVSSAQNVDGFGSTVSLAQGRGYNNYGTSIAASQNYPGFGASVAHSVQQQDGAYQQSGASSINAPGIQSAQSHAVNVDYNNNY